One region of Thermus thermamylovorans genomic DNA includes:
- the galK gene encoding galactokinase gives MGFQEVFGALPEASARAPGRVNLLGEHTDYQEGYVLPTPLPLFAHVEAGRAEGRVEAYSETLKELRTRPLGSPPQGDFLDYLLGVVHALREAGHGVPGARFYVRSEVPIGAGLSSSAALEVAALKALRALYRLPLGDLEVALLAQKAEVAYVGVRCGVMDQMAASLGEVGKALFLDTRTLAHENLPLPPGVRVAVLDLGLGRRLAEAGYNERRQEAEEAARRLGVRALRDVADLCLVESLPPPLDRRARHVVGENLRVLRGVEALRRGDARALGELMTQSHHSLAQDYGVSLPELDALVEAALEAGAYGAKLTGAGFGGAVVALVPEASLAAFREALLARFPGLRIL, from the coding sequence ATGGGCTTTCAAGAGGTTTTCGGGGCCCTGCCCGAGGCCAGCGCCCGGGCCCCGGGGCGGGTGAACCTCCTGGGCGAGCACACGGACTACCAGGAGGGCTACGTCCTCCCCACCCCTCTTCCCCTCTTCGCCCACGTGGAGGCGGGCCGGGCCGAGGGACGGGTGGAGGCCTACAGCGAAACCCTCAAGGAGCTTCGGACTAGACCCCTGGGAAGCCCCCCCCAGGGGGACTTCCTGGACTACCTCCTGGGCGTAGTCCACGCCCTCCGGGAGGCGGGGCATGGGGTGCCGGGGGCCCGCTTCTACGTGCGGAGCGAGGTCCCCATAGGGGCCGGGCTCTCCAGCTCCGCGGCCCTGGAGGTGGCCGCCCTCAAGGCCCTCCGGGCCCTCTACCGCCTGCCCCTGGGCGATCTGGAGGTGGCCCTCCTGGCCCAGAAGGCCGAGGTGGCCTACGTGGGGGTGCGCTGCGGGGTCATGGACCAGATGGCGGCAAGCCTGGGGGAGGTGGGCAAAGCCCTCTTCCTGGACACCCGCACCCTGGCCCACGAGAACCTGCCCCTGCCCCCGGGGGTGCGGGTGGCGGTGCTGGACCTGGGCCTGGGGCGCCGCCTGGCGGAAGCGGGGTACAACGAGAGGCGCCAGGAGGCGGAGGAGGCGGCGCGGAGGCTAGGGGTGCGCGCCCTTAGGGACGTGGCCGACCTCTGCCTGGTGGAAAGCCTCCCCCCGCCCCTGGACCGGCGGGCGCGGCACGTGGTGGGGGAGAACCTGCGGGTGCTAAGGGGGGTGGAGGCCCTTAGGCGGGGGGATGCCCGGGCCCTTGGGGAGCTCATGACGCAAAGCCACCACTCCCTGGCCCAGGACTACGGGGTGAGCCTCCCCGAGCTGGACGCCCTGGTGGAGGCCGCCCTGGAGGCCGGGGCCTATGGGGCCAAGCTCACGGGGGCGGGGTTTGGCGGGGCGGTGGTGGCCCTGGTGCCGGAAGCGAGCCTGGCCGCCTTCCGGGAGGCCCTTCTGGCCCGCTTTCCCGGCCTCAGGATCCTATAG
- a CDS encoding FAD binding domain-containing protein — MYPASFRYVRATSLDEALRILAENPEAKLLAGGHSLLPAMKLRLSAPSLLVDIGRLAELRGIRPADGGHWVGALTTHREVERSSLPLLPLVARHIGDPAVRNLGTLGGSLAHADPAADYPAGILALEAAIVARGPSGERRIPARDFFQGMFQTALDPGEVLVGVWLPGLPGYRFAYQKFPHPASGYAVVGVAVALKADGERVEDLRLGVTGAGYRPFRLLEVEDRLKAEGLKALEEALRDYTPQDPLAEDRFASAEYRLHLLRVLTRRAVDQAIGS; from the coding sequence ATGTATCCGGCAAGCTTCCGGTACGTGCGGGCTACGAGCCTGGACGAGGCGTTGAGGATCCTGGCGGAGAACCCCGAGGCCAAGCTCCTGGCGGGAGGGCACTCCCTGCTTCCCGCCATGAAGCTCCGCCTGAGCGCCCCTTCCCTCCTGGTGGACATCGGCCGCCTGGCCGAGCTCCGGGGTATCCGCCCGGCGGACGGGGGGCACTGGGTGGGGGCCCTCACCACCCACCGGGAGGTGGAGCGCTCCTCCTTGCCCCTCCTACCCTTGGTGGCCCGGCACATCGGGGACCCGGCGGTGCGCAACCTGGGCACCCTGGGGGGAAGCCTGGCCCACGCCGACCCCGCCGCGGACTACCCAGCGGGCATCCTGGCCCTGGAGGCGGCGATCGTGGCCCGGGGGCCTTCGGGGGAGCGGCGGATCCCCGCCCGGGACTTCTTCCAGGGGATGTTCCAGACGGCCTTGGACCCCGGGGAGGTCCTGGTAGGCGTCTGGCTTCCCGGCCTCCCCGGGTACCGCTTCGCCTACCAGAAGTTTCCCCATCCCGCCTCGGGCTACGCCGTGGTGGGGGTGGCCGTGGCCCTCAAGGCGGATGGGGAGCGGGTGGAGGACCTGCGCCTCGGGGTCACCGGGGCGGGCTACCGGCCCTTCCGCCTCCTCGAGGTAGAGGACAGGCTAAAGGCTGAGGGGCTTAAGGCCCTGGAGGAGGCCCTCCGGGACTATACCCCCCAGGACCCCTTGGCCGAGGACCGTTTCGCCAGCGCCGAGTACCGCCTCCACCTCCTCAGGGTCCTCACCCGGCGGGCCGTGGACCAGGCTATAGGATCCTGA
- a CDS encoding xanthine dehydrogenase family protein molybdopterin-binding subunit yields MAFVGQAVKRKEDLRFLTGKGTYVDDIVLPGTVHVAFVRSPYAHARIQGVRVEKALQAPGVLRVLTGEDFAREGVRPMPVGWLLPTLRIPPRPVVAKEEVHHVGEVVAVVVAETRAQAEDAALLVEVDYEPLPAVADVERALAPGAPQLHSEAPGNVAFTWEIGDAQAVEEAFRKAHKVVRLKLRQQRLIPNAIEPRASLAQYHPGTGEYTLYTTSQNPHVHRLMHAAFILGIPEHKLRVVAPDVGGGFGSKIFPYPEETAVLLAARLLGRPVRWTARRSESFVSDAQGRDHATEAEMALDGEGRILALRVRTLANMGAYLSLFAPAIPTYLYGTLLSGQYRIPAIHAHVTGVLTNTVPVDAYRGAGRPEACYLLERLVDLAAQELGLDPAEIRRQNYIPKDAFPYPTPVALVYDSGDYAAALDKALELLGYETWRREQEELRKQGRYLGIGLASYIEACGLAPSKVVGQLGAQAGLWESALIRVAPTGKVEVYTGSHSHGQGHETAFAQVVADLFGVGLEDVEIVHGDTGRIPFGMGTYGSRSAPVGAAAIYRAAEKVLEKARHIAAHLLEVAPEDLEFREGRFEVKGVPGRGKTFQEVALQAYLAHNLPEGMEPGLEASAFFDPANFVFPFGTHAAVVEVDPDTGEVKLLRYVAVDDCGNQINPLLVRGQVEGGVAQGIGQALLEEAFYDEGGQLLTGTYMEYAMPRAHHLPRVEHGHTVTPTPVNPLGVKGVGEAGTIVATAAVANAVMDALRPFGIRHLDIPLTPEKVWRAIREKTPAAAD; encoded by the coding sequence ATGGCCTTCGTGGGACAGGCGGTCAAGCGGAAGGAGGACCTGCGCTTCCTCACGGGTAAGGGCACCTACGTGGACGACATCGTCCTTCCGGGGACGGTGCATGTGGCCTTCGTGCGTTCCCCCTACGCCCATGCCCGCATCCAGGGCGTCAGGGTGGAGAAGGCCCTACAGGCCCCGGGGGTCCTCAGGGTCCTCACCGGGGAGGACTTCGCCCGGGAGGGGGTGCGGCCCATGCCCGTGGGCTGGCTCCTGCCCACCCTCAGGATCCCTCCGAGGCCGGTGGTGGCCAAGGAGGAGGTCCACCACGTGGGGGAGGTCGTGGCCGTGGTGGTGGCCGAGACCCGGGCCCAGGCCGAGGACGCCGCCCTCCTGGTGGAGGTGGACTACGAGCCCCTGCCCGCCGTGGCCGACGTGGAGCGGGCCTTGGCCCCCGGGGCCCCCCAGCTTCACTCCGAAGCCCCAGGGAACGTAGCCTTCACCTGGGAGATCGGGGACGCCCAGGCGGTGGAGGAAGCCTTCCGCAAGGCCCACAAGGTGGTCCGGCTAAAGCTCAGGCAGCAGCGCCTCATCCCCAACGCCATCGAGCCCCGGGCTTCCCTGGCCCAGTACCACCCGGGGACCGGGGAGTACACCCTCTACACCACCAGCCAGAACCCCCACGTCCACCGCCTCATGCACGCGGCCTTCATCCTGGGCATCCCCGAGCACAAGCTCCGGGTGGTGGCCCCGGACGTGGGCGGGGGCTTCGGCAGCAAGATCTTCCCGTATCCCGAAGAGACGGCGGTTCTCCTGGCGGCGAGGCTTCTGGGCCGGCCCGTGAGGTGGACCGCCCGCCGCTCGGAGAGCTTTGTCTCCGACGCCCAGGGGCGCGACCATGCCACCGAGGCCGAGATGGCCTTGGACGGGGAAGGGCGCATCCTGGCCCTAAGGGTGCGGACCCTGGCCAACATGGGGGCCTACCTTTCCCTCTTCGCTCCCGCTATCCCCACCTACCTCTACGGCACCCTGCTTTCCGGCCAGTACCGTATCCCTGCCATCCATGCCCACGTGACCGGGGTCCTCACCAACACCGTGCCCGTGGACGCCTACCGGGGCGCGGGGCGGCCCGAGGCCTGCTATTTGCTGGAGCGCCTGGTGGACCTGGCGGCCCAGGAGCTCGGCCTGGACCCCGCGGAGATCCGCCGCCAGAACTACATCCCCAAGGACGCCTTCCCCTACCCCACCCCCGTGGCCCTGGTCTACGACTCCGGGGACTATGCGGCCGCTTTGGACAAGGCCCTGGAACTTCTGGGCTACGAGACTTGGCGCAGGGAGCAGGAGGAGCTCAGGAAGCAGGGACGCTACCTGGGCATCGGCCTCGCTTCCTACATCGAGGCCTGCGGCCTCGCCCCCTCCAAGGTGGTGGGGCAGCTCGGGGCCCAGGCGGGGCTTTGGGAGAGCGCCCTCATCCGGGTGGCCCCTACGGGCAAGGTGGAGGTCTACACCGGCAGCCACAGCCACGGCCAGGGGCATGAGACGGCCTTCGCCCAGGTGGTGGCCGATCTCTTCGGGGTGGGTCTGGAGGACGTGGAGATCGTCCACGGGGATACGGGACGGATCCCCTTCGGCATGGGCACCTACGGTTCCCGCAGCGCCCCCGTGGGGGCCGCGGCCATCTACCGAGCAGCGGAGAAGGTCCTGGAGAAGGCCCGGCACATCGCCGCCCACCTCCTGGAGGTGGCCCCGGAGGATCTGGAGTTCCGGGAGGGGCGGTTTGAGGTCAAGGGCGTGCCGGGCAGGGGGAAGACCTTCCAGGAGGTGGCCCTCCAGGCCTACCTGGCCCACAACCTCCCCGAGGGGATGGAGCCGGGCCTCGAGGCCAGCGCCTTCTTCGACCCCGCCAACTTCGTCTTCCCCTTCGGCACCCACGCGGCGGTAGTGGAGGTGGATCCCGATACCGGAGAGGTGAAGCTCCTGCGCTACGTGGCCGTGGACGACTGCGGCAACCAGATCAACCCCCTCCTGGTGAGGGGCCAGGTGGAGGGGGGCGTGGCCCAAGGGATCGGCCAGGCCCTCCTGGAGGAGGCTTTTTACGACGAGGGGGGGCAGCTCCTCACCGGGACCTACATGGAGTACGCCATGCCCCGGGCCCACCACCTCCCCAGGGTGGAGCACGGCCACACCGTGACCCCCACCCCGGTGAACCCCCTGGGGGTGAAGGGGGTGGGGGAGGCGGGGACCATCGTGGCCACGGCGGCGGTGGCCAACGCGGTGATGGATGCCCTGAGACCTTTCGGCATCCGGCACCTGGACATCCCCCTAACGCCGGAGAAGGTCTGGCGGGCCATCCGGGAGAAGACCCCGGCGGCCGCCGACTAG
- a CDS encoding (2Fe-2S)-binding protein: MERVPVRLRVNGAEYRHQVEPRMLLVQYLREVLGLTGTHVGCDTSQCGACTVLLEGKAVRSCTLLAVQADGLEVLTIEGLSQDGLHPIQEGFREKHGLQCGFCTPGMVMAAYALLQENPSPTEEEVRRYLEGNLCRCTGYQGIVEAVLWAAGRMRQPQAAD, translated from the coding sequence ATGGAGCGGGTACCGGTTAGGCTGCGGGTGAACGGGGCGGAGTACCGGCACCAGGTAGAGCCCAGGATGCTCCTCGTCCAGTACCTGCGGGAGGTCCTGGGCCTCACGGGGACCCACGTGGGGTGCGATACCTCCCAGTGCGGGGCCTGCACGGTGCTCTTGGAGGGGAAGGCGGTGCGGAGCTGCACGCTCTTGGCGGTGCAGGCGGACGGCCTCGAGGTCCTCACCATAGAGGGGCTTTCCCAAGACGGCCTCCACCCCATCCAGGAGGGCTTCCGGGAAAAGCACGGCCTCCAGTGCGGCTTCTGCACCCCGGGGATGGTCATGGCCGCCTACGCCCTTCTCCAGGAAAACCCCAGCCCCACGGAGGAGGAGGTGCGGCGCTATTTGGAGGGGAACCTCTGCCGCTGCACGGGCTACCAGGGGATCGTGGAGGCAGTGCTCTGGGCGGCGGGAAGGATGCGCCAGCCCCAGGCGGCGGACTAG
- a CDS encoding CoxG family protein — MARETLFRALEDPQVLGRTLPGVKELVAEGQGRYRTVLELALGPFKGQFRGQVEVRERCPPETLALRLSVESPVGRAEGEGRLFLEEAEGATRMRYEGEARLMGGLAALGGRLLLGAAQGLLDQFFRNLEAELGRRYGAGTG; from the coding sequence GTGGCGCGCGAAACCCTTTTTAGGGCCCTGGAGGATCCCCAGGTCCTCGGCCGTACCCTGCCCGGGGTGAAGGAGCTGGTGGCTGAGGGGCAAGGGCGGTACCGGACGGTCTTGGAGCTGGCCTTGGGGCCCTTCAAGGGGCAGTTTCGCGGCCAGGTGGAGGTGCGGGAGCGTTGCCCTCCGGAAACCCTGGCTCTGCGCCTCAGCGTGGAAAGCCCTGTGGGCCGGGCCGAGGGGGAGGGGCGGCTTTTCCTGGAGGAGGCCGAGGGGGCTACCCGAATGCGCTACGAAGGGGAGGCCCGGCTCATGGGGGGACTGGCCGCCTTGGGCGGCCGGCTCCTCCTGGGGGCGGCTCAGGGGCTTTTAGACCAGTTTTTTCGGAACCTGGAAGCGGAACTAGGGAGGCGGTATGGAGCGGGTACCGGTTAG
- a CDS encoding XdhC family protein, with product MTAIERQELLGALRESPGGVLATVVWVRGSAYRREGAKMLVRPDATTVCSLSGGCLEPDVAQRALEVMRTGRPLRVAYDLEEDAVWGLGLGCGGSVEVYLEPLADPLLLAFLESLEGDGPSLLATPLSGGEGRLLFREGRWQGKIRPQALEARVRAEAERLLLQAHPRAKRLDLEEAQVFLDPHAPPLELVLFGGGHDAIPLAALGRRYGFKVTVVDPRAAYVHEGSFPGCRLVLAHPEGLPEGLLTERSYAVIMNHHLERDRKTLAYALRSAAPYVGVLGPRDRFHKLRDALEAEGFPFTPEVLQRIHNPVGLDIGAEGPEEIALSVLAEILAASRGYGGGPLRERPGKIHKG from the coding sequence ATGACCGCGATCGAGCGCCAGGAGCTCCTAGGCGCCCTCAGGGAGTCCCCTGGAGGGGTCCTGGCCACGGTGGTCTGGGTCCGGGGATCGGCCTACCGCCGGGAGGGGGCCAAGATGCTCGTCCGCCCCGACGCCACCACGGTGTGCAGCCTCTCCGGGGGCTGCCTGGAGCCCGACGTGGCCCAGCGGGCCCTGGAGGTGATGCGCACGGGGAGGCCCCTGAGGGTGGCCTACGATCTGGAGGAGGACGCGGTCTGGGGCCTGGGCCTGGGGTGCGGGGGCAGCGTGGAGGTCTACCTGGAGCCCCTGGCCGACCCCCTCCTCCTGGCCTTCCTGGAGAGCTTGGAAGGGGACGGACCCAGCCTCCTCGCCACCCCCCTTTCCGGAGGGGAAGGGCGGCTCCTCTTCCGGGAGGGACGCTGGCAGGGGAAGATCCGCCCCCAGGCGCTGGAGGCAAGGGTGCGGGCAGAAGCGGAAAGGCTCCTCCTCCAGGCCCACCCCCGGGCCAAGCGCCTAGACCTGGAGGAAGCCCAGGTCTTCCTAGACCCCCACGCCCCTCCCCTGGAACTGGTCCTCTTCGGCGGAGGGCATGACGCCATCCCCCTGGCCGCTTTGGGACGCCGCTACGGCTTCAAGGTGACGGTGGTGGACCCCCGGGCGGCCTACGTGCACGAGGGGAGCTTCCCCGGGTGCCGCCTGGTCCTCGCCCACCCCGAAGGCCTCCCCGAAGGCCTCCTCACGGAGAGGAGTTACGCGGTCATCATGAACCACCACCTGGAACGGGACCGGAAGACCCTGGCCTACGCCCTGCGCTCTGCGGCCCCCTACGTGGGGGTCCTGGGGCCCAGGGATCGCTTCCACAAGCTCCGGGATGCCCTGGAGGCTGAGGGTTTCCCCTTCACCCCCGAGGTCCTGCAGCGCATCCACAACCCCGTGGGCCTGGACATCGGGGCCGAGGGGCCGGAGGAGATCGCCCTCTCCGTGCTGGCCGAGATCCTGGCCGCATCCCGGGGCTACGGAGGCGGCCCTCTGAGGGAGCGCCCCGGGAAGATCCACAAGGGGTGA
- a CDS encoding nucleotidyltransferase family protein, with translation MIHGLLLAAGASRRLGVPKLLLPAPGGTLLRRAARLLREAVPGKVVVVLGREAFLHRRALEGLKGVRAVANPHPSLGLSQSLKRGLGALPPGPVLAVPADQAGLEAGHLRALLEAFREPGVLAARGGEALSPAVLGEAARRRAGTLAGDRGAKGLLLELGAGLVDLGEGVWSWDVDTWEDYKALLRAWGWRPEGLPLPERTPYPALLARPREQLGPAWLAYGRAGAYRGAFGLLLAHPDRLALLSRAALTLLDLGL, from the coding sequence GTGATCCACGGCCTCCTCCTCGCTGCCGGGGCCTCCAGGCGCCTCGGAGTCCCCAAGCTCCTCCTGCCCGCCCCTGGGGGTACCCTCCTCCGCCGGGCGGCCCGGCTCCTGCGGGAGGCGGTGCCTGGGAAAGTGGTGGTGGTCCTGGGTCGGGAGGCCTTCCTCCATCGCCGGGCACTGGAGGGACTCAAGGGGGTGCGGGCGGTGGCAAACCCCCACCCCTCCCTGGGCCTTTCGCAAAGCCTGAAACGGGGGCTCGGCGCCCTCCCCCCGGGGCCGGTGCTGGCGGTGCCCGCGGACCAGGCGGGCCTGGAGGCTGGTCACCTCCGGGCCCTTCTCGAGGCCTTCCGCGAACCCGGGGTCCTGGCGGCCCGGGGAGGGGAAGCCTTAAGCCCTGCGGTCCTGGGGGAGGCGGCCCGGCGGCGGGCAGGGACCCTGGCGGGGGACCGGGGGGCCAAAGGGCTTCTCCTGGAGCTCGGCGCCGGGCTCGTGGACCTCGGTGAGGGGGTGTGGTCCTGGGACGTGGACACCTGGGAGGACTACAAGGCCCTCCTCCGGGCCTGGGGCTGGCGCCCAGAGGGCCTCCCTCTCCCGGAAAGGACCCCCTACCCTGCCCTCCTCGCCCGCCCCCGGGAGCAGCTCGGACCCGCCTGGTTGGCCTATGGCCGGGCCGGGGCCTACCGAGGGGCGTTCGGTCTCCTCCTCGCCCACCCCGACCGGCTGGCCCTCCTCTCCCGGGCAGCCCTCACCCTCCTGGACCTAGGGCTTTGA
- a CDS encoding VWA domain-containing protein — translation MEEALTRGLLGFVAALRQEGVRPGRGQVQAWLEALPHLPWRWETFYQAARALLAVRREEQAAFDRAFRRYFGLGAAWPLSAPRAAGAFAVAARGEEEGEGALRGAYSPLERLRRWPLEALTPREYELLGDLLRALAFPPPRARVRRRRPGLKGERLHLPATLRRALRLGEWVELRFRAPLRRPYRFYFLLDVSGSMAPYARGLFLLLQALWARGFPLEAYAFGTRLTRITPLLGLEPRGALPELGRLAEDFAGGTRLGAALQGLAEREGRRLGRRCLLFVLSDGLDQGEPKEVARALRVLRRRVRRIFWLNPLAGLPGYAPEARGMRAALPFLDALWPLGTLEEIRAFLRRLKALGPGG, via the coding sequence TTGGAAGAGGCCCTGACGAGGGGGCTTTTGGGTTTTGTGGCCGCTTTGCGGCAGGAAGGGGTCCGGCCGGGAAGGGGCCAGGTCCAGGCCTGGCTCGAGGCCCTGCCCCACCTGCCCTGGCGTTGGGAGACCTTTTACCAGGCCGCCCGGGCCCTCCTCGCCGTACGCCGGGAGGAGCAGGCAGCCTTTGACCGGGCCTTCCGCCGCTACTTCGGTCTGGGGGCCGCCTGGCCCCTTTCCGCCCCCCGGGCTGCCGGAGCCTTTGCCGTGGCGGCCCGGGGGGAGGAGGAAGGGGAGGGGGCCCTTCGGGGGGCTTACAGCCCTCTGGAACGCCTCCGGCGCTGGCCCCTGGAGGCCTTGACCCCCCGGGAGTACGAGCTTTTAGGGGATCTTCTGCGGGCCCTAGCCTTTCCCCCGCCCAGGGCCCGGGTGCGCCGCAGGCGGCCTGGGCTTAAGGGGGAAAGACTCCACCTCCCGGCCACCTTGCGCCGGGCTCTCCGCCTGGGGGAGTGGGTGGAGCTTCGCTTCCGCGCTCCCCTGAGGCGGCCCTACCGGTTTTACTTCCTCCTCGATGTCTCGGGCTCCATGGCCCCCTACGCCCGGGGGCTTTTCCTGCTCCTCCAGGCTCTCTGGGCCCGGGGGTTCCCCCTGGAGGCCTACGCCTTTGGCACCCGGCTCACCCGCATCACCCCTCTCCTGGGCCTGGAACCCCGGGGGGCCCTCCCCGAGCTGGGCCGCCTGGCGGAGGACTTCGCGGGGGGCACCCGGCTGGGGGCGGCCTTGCAGGGCCTTGCGGAGCGGGAGGGCAGGCGGCTGGGCCGGCGGTGCCTCCTCTTCGTTCTGAGCGATGGCCTGGACCAGGGGGAACCCAAGGAGGTGGCCAGGGCCCTTAGGGTCCTCCGCCGGCGCGTCCGCCGGATCTTCTGGCTCAACCCCCTGGCGGGCCTTCCCGGGTACGCCCCCGAGGCCCGGGGCATGCGGGCGGCCCTGCCGTTTCTGGACGCCCTCTGGCCCCTGGGCACCCTGGAAGAGATCCGGGCTTTTCTACGTAGGCTCAAAGCCCTAGGTCCAGGAGGGTGA
- a CDS encoding AAA family ATPase, giving the protein MVSPPAFPLESPEAVWRLLEGERYVAEEGLATAIFLALRLGRPLLLEGEPGVGKTEVARVLAQGLGVPLFRLQCYEGLELEQALYEWDHARQLLEVRLLEALGERDRERLHRSIYREEFLLKRPVLQALEVGRAVLLIDEVDRTDEAFEAFLLEVLSEFQVSVPELGTIRAPFRPAVVLTSNRTRELHDALRRRCVYYWIDYPSLEKELRIVHLRLPELPARLAEGLVRLVQAVRGLGLLKPPGVAEALDLGSALVAAGAGDLDPRVLEPFLGALLKTREDVERVRERLPSLLAAL; this is encoded by the coding sequence GTGGTGTCTCCCCCGGCCTTCCCCCTGGAAAGCCCGGAGGCGGTCTGGCGCCTCTTGGAGGGGGAGCGCTACGTGGCCGAAGAGGGCCTGGCCACGGCCATCTTCCTCGCCTTGCGCCTGGGGCGGCCTCTCCTTTTGGAGGGGGAACCCGGGGTGGGGAAGACCGAGGTGGCCCGGGTCCTGGCCCAGGGCCTGGGGGTGCCCCTTTTCCGCCTCCAGTGCTACGAGGGGCTGGAGCTGGAGCAGGCCCTCTACGAGTGGGACCACGCCCGGCAGCTTCTGGAGGTGCGCCTTTTGGAGGCCCTGGGGGAGCGGGACCGGGAAAGGCTTCACCGGAGCATCTACCGGGAGGAGTTCCTCCTCAAGAGGCCCGTGCTTCAGGCCCTGGAGGTGGGCCGGGCCGTGCTCCTCATCGACGAGGTGGACCGCACCGACGAGGCCTTTGAGGCCTTCCTTTTAGAGGTGCTCTCCGAGTTCCAGGTGAGCGTGCCGGAGCTGGGGACCATCCGGGCCCCCTTCCGCCCGGCGGTGGTCCTCACTTCCAACCGCACCCGGGAGTTGCACGATGCCCTAAGGCGCCGCTGCGTCTACTACTGGATCGACTACCCCTCCCTGGAGAAGGAGCTCAGGATCGTCCACCTCCGCCTGCCCGAGCTCCCCGCCCGGCTGGCCGAGGGCCTGGTCCGTCTGGTGCAGGCGGTCCGGGGCCTGGGGCTTCTGAAGCCCCCGGGTGTGGCCGAGGCCCTGGACCTGGGGTCGGCCCTGGTGGCCGCGGGGGCGGGGGACCTGGATCCCAGGGTCTTGGAGCCTTTCCTCGGGGCTCTCCTCAAAACGCGGGAGGACGTGGAGCGGGTGCGGGAGCGCCTGCCCTCCTTGCTGGCCGCCCTTTAG